One stretch of Methyloversatilis sp. RAC08 DNA includes these proteins:
- a CDS encoding TlpA family protein disulfide reductase: MWATLHCAAKGALPSFLFWLALCGQASAAGLVAGLVTEAPAAVPVGDDARLAQQLARHAGQPLVINFWASWCEPCRDEMPALARLPARLTGTGVVVLTVAVADREADAALFMQRAQLALPVLHDRDQRLSRLWGARLLPYTVILDRQHRIVARAQGVIEWEDDAVLDRLRRLLK; the protein is encoded by the coding sequence ATGTGGGCGACACTCCACTGCGCTGCAAAGGGCGCGCTGCCATCCTTTCTGTTCTGGCTTGCCCTGTGCGGCCAGGCGTCTGCCGCCGGTCTGGTGGCCGGATTGGTCACCGAAGCGCCGGCTGCGGTCCCGGTAGGAGACGATGCGCGGCTTGCGCAGCAACTCGCCCGCCATGCCGGACAGCCGCTGGTGATCAATTTCTGGGCCTCCTGGTGCGAGCCCTGCCGCGACGAAATGCCTGCGCTGGCGCGCCTTCCGGCCAGGCTGACTGGCACCGGTGTGGTCGTGCTGACCGTGGCGGTGGCCGACCGCGAAGCCGACGCGGCGCTGTTCATGCAGCGCGCGCAGCTTGCGCTGCCGGTGCTGCATGACCGCGACCAGCGCCTGAGCAGGCTGTGGGGCGCGCGTCTGCTGCCCTACACGGTGATTCTCGACCGGCAGCATCGCATCGTGGCGCGTGCTCAGGGCGTGATCGAATGGGAGGACGACGCGGTGCTGGATCGGCTGCGGCGTCTGCTGAAATAG